The Lycium barbarum isolate Lr01 chromosome 10, ASM1917538v2, whole genome shotgun sequence genome includes a region encoding these proteins:
- the LOC132612836 gene encoding uncharacterized protein LOC132612836: MKRYFSTVSSKFPQPSSSAQNVPRVEENLNQLEENHHSAKKQKQGVDLDSLPADPNKRIPILDYHPDERDEIRRAYIQRGPHQPRLPRFPQTDFYGYKRRFNRKWYKKYHDWLEYSVIEDAAYCLCCYLFKDESIHQGGGEAFSSIGFKSWHKKKRLDTHVGELNSDHNQAKKKCEDLMRQEQSIQVAFVKPDNKAKLEHKIRLKASIEVVRLVLNQGLAFRGHREDESSLNKGNFLELQWRHPI; encoded by the coding sequence ATGAAGAGATATTTCTCTACGGTATCGTCCAAGTTTCCACAACCAAGTTCATCCGCTCAAAATGTTCCTCGTGTGGAAGAAAACTTGAACCAGTTAGAAGAAAATCATCATTCTGCTAAAAAACAAAAGCAAGGAGTAGATTTGGATTCTCTACCAGCAGATCCAAATAAAAGAATACCCATTTTGGACTATCATCCAGATGAACGTGATGAGATTAGACGAGCATATATCCAAAGGGGTCCTCATCAACCTCGACTTCCTAGGTTTCCTCAAACAGATTTTTACGGATATAAACGTCGTTTTAATCGTAAATGGTATAAAAAATATCATGATTGGTTGGAGTATAGTGTGATAGAAGATGCTGCTTATTGTTTGTGTTGTTATTTATTTAAAGATGAAAGCATTCATCAAGGTGGAGGCGAAGCATTTTCAAGTATAGGGTTCAAGAGTTGGCACAAAAAGAAAAGATTAGATACGCACGTTGGTGAGTTGAACAGTGATCACAACCAAGCAAAGAAGAAGTGTGAAGATCTAATGCGACAAGAACAGTCAATTCAAGTTGCGTTTGTAAAGCCGGATAATAAAGCTAAGCTTGAGCACAAAATTCGTTTAAAGGCTTCAATTGAGGTGGTGAGACTCGTCTTGAATCAAGGATTGGCATTTCGTGGACATCGTGAAGATGAATCATCATTAAACAAGGGTAACTTTCTTGAACTACAATGGAGGCATCCTATTTGA